The window TACTGGACGTAATTACCAGCTGCAATTCCATTACtggaacaacaacaataattacattatctCATTTATCAGCTATCAATATATTGTGCAACCCTAGTGTCTATTACAAAGTAAACATACAGCAAAAGGGTTTCACAAGAAcacaacatgtactgtatgtcagctTTACATTCAGACACTGTTTCTTATAACTGAATATTAGAGTCACATTACTGCTGCGCTCGCACACCACACTAACATACTGTGTTAGCAAAGATCTCATCTTTTTAGTGAAACAGTCCACACAGAGATGTGTGCAGTTCTGTTTCCTGAGTGCTGGGACTCCTGGCCTTCACTCTGTAGCCAAACCATTTTCCACAATGTCTTCTTGTTCCTTTAAATCAGCTGATCAATACCATTATGTCATAATAACAACAGCAGAGGCAGCAGGACTGCACCACTCCTGTCACTGAGGCAGGAGAAGCTCCAATCCAAACATCCATTAGCATGTGTAAGCATTaaccaaagaaaaacagcaggcTCCACTCTGATTATCAGCTCTCATTACTTCTGGATGTAGATGATGACAATGCACAGAGTTCCCACCAGTCCCAGGGCCTGGATACCCAGGAACCAGAGCAGCAGCCAGAAGAAGACAATCATTACTGGTTCCACTATCTTGTCCCCAAAGTACATCTGGCTGAAGCCCATCCCCCGCAGACACTTGTTGAGCATCCCAAACAGAATCCCCATCCGCTCACAATCGTCCAGCTGAGGCTCTCTGGTGGTGGGGTCGTCCACGTGGGGCCATCTGGTGCTGGGATCGCTGGGAGGTCGAGGTTGGGTCCGGCTGCCATCAACCTGTGGATACAAGGTCAGGACAGGTTACACATAATGTCAGTGAAAACCATCCCACACACGCATTTGGCCATAAAATTCCCTTCAGTCATGAACAGAGCTGCTACTGTACTGTTCATATTCCTTATTAATTAATCATGCTCCATTTGACTTAAGTCATAGACTCGGAGGGGTAATATAGAAgctgtgaaaatatgaaattgCTTACTACTGCCATTCCTCTAGTCCCCCCCAACAAGATGGGCCCCCGGCTTTACGAGCTAGTAAGAATTTGCTCTGTCGACCGTCGAAACCGGGCTAAAAGAAATTCCTTAACCCCGCCCCCTCACTGCCGGCTTCTagtcatggatgtataataagaactggatacggtgcatggatgtattataagacCTGAATACCGGACCCCAAAATGGCACCTATTCATTGCAATGAGAATTGCTTGGGCTGCAGGGGGATTTTTCGTCGCAATACCGCAAGTGGCCACTCGGAAAGATTGGCTGCAAGGCTGAGCGGCGGCACCGTATGCAGTTCTTATGATCATGGTGTGTGTCCACACGATCCATCATTACAACACTTTCCATTCATTGTCTATGTAGAAAGCCCTGAAATGTATTCTGGTAGCGTAGCGTTTCGAGAGACAGGCCACCACGTTGGCCGctcctcatttgcataaagttggaTCTAGGCTACTTCTATCTATCTAGGCTGCAAATCAGGATCATCCAGTGCGACTCCCGGCCTCTGGAAAACTCCTGAAAAACGTTTAAACTAACCACTGTCGATCTAAAATTAAGACAGATTCAGCAAATGCATGGCTTATTTCCTGCCTAAAATGtcttcagaaacacatttcggTAAACTATTTTTGTAATATAAGAGAAATTTTCCAAACGAGCCGCTATATTGGTCCGGTTTGATACCCGGGAGCAGACAGCCTACGAGTGAAAGCGTTTGTCCAATCAGATGCAGCCAGGACGTGTTTCCTGTCGTGTTTCAGGGAAGGAGAGCACCTGTCAGTCATCTATCTTGACATCTAGTGGAACGCCTATCAAGCGTCCAATGCCGGGAAGCAGCGCGACCCCTCGTGTCCAAAAACTCCCCTGATCTGTCATTTCCATTCATTGTCTATGTAGAAAACcctgcaatgcattctggtagCGTTGTGTTTCGAGAGTTGGGCCCTCACGTTGGTTGCTCCTCATCTGCATGAAGTTGAATCTAGgctactttatgcaaatcagggGCGTTTTCCATTGCGACCCTCCGCCTCTGGAAAACGCCCGAAAAACTTTTAAACTGACCACCGTCGATCTAAAATGAAGGTGCCTATCAAGCGTCCAATGCAGGGAACACAGCATATGGTGTAGATCAATGGATGAGCAGAGACAGTTGCTGACGTGCTAAAGTGGTGCTTCCTATTGGTGCTAGGGGCACCACTTGACGCGCATCATATGCCGCTTGCTGTGTTCGGACTACCGGCAGCAAAGCTACAAAATGGCCAAGCGTGGCTAGCTGCAACGTCGCCATTGAAGTGTTGCTCAATCACTCGTTGACGTAGCATAGTTCGTTTACAAGTGAGCTAGTTAGTGCTTAACTCTAATATAACTccaaagcaaacattttgatgGTGTCGCCTACTATTTTAGTTGGTTTGTCATATTGTAAGTCTCAGGCCAAGAGGACTAGATATTGTGAGCGCATCACTAGTAGCGGCTGGCAGCTGAGCTTTCTGTCGAGGGAAAGATTGTGCAAACAAACTTATGTTGGTAACTGTAACGTTAAGTTAAAGACATAAAGTTTTGTTAGCAGTTGTAAGAGCAAGGACTTTGCCATTTGTGTGGTCTTAACAGTTTTAGGTACCACTAATGTTTTAGCTGCAGTGTGCAGGCTAACGGTAAACTAGCGGAGTGAGTCAGTAAGTGGGTGAGCGAGAGTGAGGGAGCAGCGGTGTGGCTGCTGTCAGGGCGGACAGAGGTGTGCTGATCGGCGCAGAGCAGGGTGAGCAGCATAAGCTGAATGTAGCTGTACATGTAGCTATATTATGATctaaattataaaattaaaaataaatgatgcagTCCTTCAAGCAAAGCAGAGTTCCTGAACTTTGTGaagatacattttgctgattgtAGTGACAGGAATAGTATTACCACCCTATTATCTTCAACCCGACCCATTTcctaacacatttatttttatagatCCATTAGACCTTGTTCTAAGGCCAGACCTTCCTGGAGTATTGGTTGCCAGAACAAAGATCAGTTCACACTCAACTTTACAAGGACACTGAAGAATCACGTCAGTAGAGGTTAGTGAAATTATGTTAGTTTAGCtgcaaagttttattatttcctttacatttatatttttaatgcgCAATAATTCAACTTTGCACTGTTTGTCATGTATAGTTTTGCTATCTGTAATGTTACAGGTAAAATATTAAGTTTTTAGGTATCCACGTTTCTCTTGATACTTTAACTTTTTAGCATTGTAATGGCACATAGATATGAGGTAATAGTTTGACTGAATATTGGAAATAGTTATTCCCAAATCATGTGTCTATGGACCATATCTTCACATTGTTTAAATCATCAGGCTACATCAACACTGGGAGTGATCCTTATAGAAAGCGAACTGAAGaatatttaaatgtcaataacTATGGTCGGATCGCTGAGAAATGAAATACATAGTATGCTATAACAAGCTTGATTCAAGAATTACACAATTACAGTGGACGGGTCACTTCACACATGTTCTGTCATTTTGGTTTCCTCTGGTCATACTGTAATCACCTTGACATTAGTACTGTGATCACCACACACCTACATGTTTCTCCTTCATTCAAGACCACATTTATCTGCAGTTGTACATGGTTTGCACTGATGAAACAtcatgacagtataatgtacaaaTAACACTGAATCTGCCATGTTTTGCAGGTTATCTCACTGACCTGATGATGCTCATGTTTGTAAGGTGTTCCTGGACCCACCAGACTCTCCTCACAGTCTGAGAAACCATCAGAGGAGGACGTTATTGCTTCGTGCTTCAGTCAAGCAAAGGCCTGAAGACAACACAGCGTCCAGCAGCATCAGGAAGTCTCTGTATCCACAGGACATGTCAGGATGACCACTGTGACCTGAGCGCCGCCATTACCAGCTGACACAACTTTAGTTTACAACTTCACTATACAAGAAATCCTTTACCCAGATGGAGGACATGATCTAGACTTTTTACATAAAAGTTATGGCTTTGCTACTTTGTgcattatatatacacacaatttATATTTCCATTGCATTGGCTATTATTAAAGTGCTTTATTTTAAGGAGAGTTTTggtaatttttaattttagtagTAAGGGTCTTGTGGTATTAGAGAAATATATCATGTTCTTTCACAAAGGTTTTATGACAAACCTTGTGATTTTTGATTTCATGCATGTAGACGTGTCAAAAATCCTGGTCCATTTAACATCCTGACTATGGAAATGTTAAAGAGTTTTGCTAGTAATCATTTACTACAGGTAGTAAATAGTGACTAAGCAACACAGACATTTCTCTGGTTTAcagtcaaactttattatggTGTTGACAATTCACAATATAAGTTATACAATATTCTCTACAGTATTTTGCAAGGATATCAAACAGATAATCTGCAgctttgacaaacattttaaaacataaatatggtAGTAAATGTCTGACAAGTAAAATACTGAGTAGTATTTCAAGTACATAAGCAATTTACTTTGTAAGATCAGTATTCCACCTTATGTTGACATGGTACAGGACAAAGTCTATTCCAGGTATATTTCTGCCTCATTATGGCAAGCGTCACTGGTCTTTTATAGCTAATGTGTACATACAGGATAACACATTGGTGGCTAAAGTCATCACTATACTATTACTTTGATAATGTTTATTAGATGTCTTTTTACTAGAAATAATTACTTGACTAATGTTTAACATCTTCTATTAGTTTCATATCATACTTTCCACCTAACATTACAGGGTGTCTGCGGGgtcttaaaaagtattaaaagtttATAAATCAATTTAGCTACAATTAAGGcccttaaaaagtattaaaaagtcttacacgccatattaaattaatattaaatttgtagcttgttttcagtatgtatcagggatgtgatttttccgGATTAGggaaaatgcatagtttttagtcaaataacatcaagttatttgactaaaaacattttcctgcttttttgtcttttgccaATCACATGCCTGGTTAGTGATATTACTTGTTCTAATAAACCTTGCATTAGCCACTCGAAGTGGCAATGAGGtcttaaaaaaaaggtattaaatTTAACTTCAGGATTCCTACATATACCTTGTACATGCTAACGTCACCTCTGAATCTCTTCACAATGCTTTCTACTTCACTGGGCTCTGTAGGTCACTTCTGACAAATGTACCTATAAAGACAAACGAAAAAGAGTAGACAGAGTAAACAGAGTGTACCTCTCTCGGTTTAGAGAGTTTATGCATAAATACTAAGCTAACATTTTATGACAGAGACATAAATAGCAGTATTTAGCAGTGTTTATGCTATACAGTATAGCAGTATTTACCTGAGGAAAATGTGAGGGAAACCTGTAATCTTGATTGCCAATGTTGTTCATTTGTCCACCATTTCGGGTCAGATTCCCACTCGAACATGTGCTGTTTTCGGTTGAGAAATGGTTATTGTGGTGATATTCACTGTAGAAGTGCAGCTGAGTGTTATCTACAGTGAAGGTAAATTCAAGTTCAGAACTACTATAAATCTGCTCattagtgtttagacccaaaacatgactgttattgagggtgtcacctcatatagcagtctagcgccctattatgagacacttggCTGAGgcacttgtggctagctagccatgtagccagctgcgttgagctaaacagctacagtactcacgttaatataaaaatctgaaaatactgacatgatcatacagtcgtaTTGTAGTATCTCCCtattgttgctgtgttgtgctcaacaattttttttataataacccgctatgagatttgttttcagcaagaaaacacattgacttattttaggtcaacactacgctaacactaacgctagaTAACGTCAACTTTAACTGTAGCTGACTGTCTAATGTTGAGCACTGTGGGTTTTTGTCTCCCAAGTagagacaaaataagtcatgTTTCATAGTGGTCAGTGATTTTTGTTCTCATCCTTGCCAAATTTGTGCACTGCCTCACTATTCAAGATGTCGTTTGTATCAGGCAAGGACGGatagcaacaacaacaatactgATAATAACGGCATTCCTATATTGTACTGTACTATACTCTTGGATTGgattaaaatgataatatttaCCTATTGTCTTATAATATACAGGAATGATTGAAATGTCCTTTTACGGGatgtgttgcaatatagggcccctataattattaaatgataaaaaattttaaaaagttatttaaattttttgggTGCCGGGCCAGTGAAAATATACATGGGGCCAGTAAAACTCTGAACTACTGGCCAAGTGGaacagtgggggaaaaaatgttaagTTGGACACTGCCTGGAAAACTCACAGCATAGCAGCATAGTTAACAGGTTTTTAATAAGGAGATTTCAATGTTATCACTTTGCTTCTTTCTTGATGATTGAAAACTTAACACAAAATTAGAGCTAGAttgatattagcttattgtaGATATTTTTTATAGGTGTATATGTCAGCCAGtgagtaacaagaaattgcagtacagaaatgtcaaactagGTTTCAGGTAATTTAGAAGCAGTGTCACCATTACAATGTCCACAAgcgagcactgacaagtttttttttcactgtaaatgtcccactcagtatgtatcttggtcacaattctttcaataaccaaataaacaaacaaacaatcttgacATGGATTCCTTAgatttgtttatgttcaaaaaatataatatcGGACTATTTATCATTATCTTATTTTTCAAACACCCAAATATCAATTTTAGTATCAGCCTCAAAAGTTCATTATCGATCAGGCTTTACATTAAAAGTAGTTAATGTTCACGTTGCCCTGTTTTTTTTGTGGTaaactgtttaccacagtgtattagcacattggtcacgccaatcatacgctaatcaggtacttaacagtgatgagggaggtgcagccagaaaacaataggcctgattactgattactgggccatcatggaaacaaaagaaggtcagtttcaggtgaaactaggcagggtaaacagcagaaactcaggaagactccttcctgagggcagggcttatgtaacacagagtagcttaaatttctgagttcccggtccattttttcacaattgagaatgacttccggatgggagccgaaacgtcttgattctgaaaacagtgtccagatgactacgactgaaaccttttctacgatagaacactcctggacgaatgagggactacactgtctcaATGTGgtgaaacattattaaaaatgtacaataaagaaatgaaaattaaCAAATTTTGCAGCACCCTTGGCCCCTCCTTAAAGAAGCTGTGAGCGACATTCATTGCCACTAAATATCGCACTAGAGCActagcatctcagaccaaaactaATGGGTGCTACGGCCagcagactccattgagaaaaacagtaattttacattgcagatcatcataaaacacacttaattcaaacttgacagaaactaaataaaattcaccaaaaccatctttgttagtctttccattgttccaacaatcaccaattctggtttggtcaaaataattcaccaaaatattctggctctacgcCTCAGCCGTAAAACGGGATGCAATGGCTGCTGGGGACAAATGCGCTAGTCAAAGTACGTCCAccaaaagtgcttgtttttgccactgacaggctcagattattattttaagggtctgacaacattatggaaaggatccctaaaGCGATAgactttttgttaaacagtaagcttgtttttgtttaaccagaaacagccgttaTATCGCTCTCGTTAGCCACCAGACTCAttgttaaacacacttcattctcTCActtcaccaactctggtttggtcgaaataaatccttaattcaccatGTTAGATGACAAAAGAACCAGTTGTTATATTGCTCTCCTCTCAGACGAACAGTTTCACAcggagggactcacatgcactaacatgcacgtGAGGCCGGTgtggctgtataaacaaagcacagagaagctccGATAACAacacagagagggagtgtgacatcattctctgctcagaacgccattactccactatgtCTTTACacagcaaatagttgtttgctgctatattaatgttcagaatctcatttacagaacttTTAAGGCACCCActttggaaaccactggtttagaGTGAGTCAGCAGTGGTATACATGGTTGTAAATGGCCTATTGACATTAACCAATCTGTTGCTGTACACTGAAAGTGAAGTATTATGGAATGAACTTGATAACTTGAATATTAACATGGTATCAtctaaaattatttgttttaaaaaaaaggggggaaaaggaCTTTTATTGGTTTGTTAGAGTCTACTTCATTACAAGGTCAAAGTGAAATTCTAATACAATGCATTTTCATTGTCTGAGACCAATAAATATTTGATATCCATTATAAAAGGATGCTGGGTCTGGATAAATATAGAGATGTCCCCAAGATGATTCCTGAGATCGGTATTGAGACCGATCtgggcatattttaatggatcggTATCggttaaaataaaaccaatcaAATCAAACCCGATCCTCTCCTTACTGTTCTGTATTGTGTTTGTCCACACACACTTCTTCAGCcgaaatgtgaaaaatgatttgggCACACCAGTTCTGACGCCAAGTGTAGGAGCCATTTAGCATGTTTTTCTAATGTATGTAAatagttgtgtgtgtagtgcgcatgcgccaacgtgcatgctgcctgttgccgtagcgccgtctcgtcgtctttaaagagtttcccctcggggatcaataaagtatttctgattctgaatttaTAGACTACAACATTTTTGACCACTAGATGGTAGTATGCGTCTAGTCTATAAGGTAACACTGGTCCGGTGATGTTAGCCAGGTGCTTTAAGGTCACAGGTGAATAGGAGCATAGGTGGCGGGAACACATGGTTCTTACCGTAAGCGTAAACATGAGCATGGCATAGCATAAACAGCAATAATCTAGATCACTTCACGTTCATCTCATCAAGGTAATCTATTTCTGTCTGTGACCATCATCACTCGGCAAGAAATCACCCAAAGACACGTCATTGTTTCGGAAATTCATTGACTCTGGATACGCGTCAAGAACATTCTTTTTCACCTATGCAAGTGACTATGTTGGAACATTTGAACTGAGTCGATAGTCACAATACCAAGGTTGGCAAATATAAGGATTTGCTGAGCTACACTAACAAATCTGTTAtccttcatctctctttttcattggcaaagagcagtgtacaaaacataGAGGTAGCTGCTTCTAATTTTTAACCGCTCTGACTCACTTTCactggttaaaatgacaaatgtcgCTGGCAGTAGGTCATACCAGCTGTCACTAATTAACCTTAATTCTGTGAGTAACTTGATATTGACCAATATTAGAGGACTCTGATTGggataatataaaataaaggttGAAAAATAAGGTTTACTAAATTCAGTAAGCTGCAactgttattttttatatgtcAACAGACAACTTAATCTACATTTAGGAAAGTATAAGGATCGGACTCTGGGCGAAAAACGTTTCGATGATGTGGACATCCCTAGTTAAATCCTTACAAACCCCCCCGCTGTCTCAAACATTAACTTATGTTGTTTTGTCAAGCCTTGTGTGCAGTGTCAAAAAGCAGTGTgcctgtttccttttttctatTAATGTGGTGGAAAGATGAGACGACAATAAATTCTTAACAGAACTggtattgcttttattgcttaACTGTGAGTCTGTGACTGATATATGAACATAATGAAATTTGCCTAGCCTTCAATAAACGCTGCTGATGCTgagcatttatttgaaaaggaatACACAGGGCCCCTTCAAcataataatatgtaatatatataattatgagaatagtaaaataatataatgtcCATCAAATCttttacaacaataaatatagGGGGAGCTTGAGCTGACCACCATCTAAATTAATGAAGCTGACAaatgttaaacatattttggaCTATCATTAAACACAACTCATTACTAGGCCATTACTATCAGACAGAAGGCAAGTGTCACATTTTTAATGTGGTAAAATGTGCTAAATATTtaagaaactgttttgtttatatttcaataagtattttttttccacatttaagTGTTGGTTAATGTCTGTCCTGTCGCTTTAAGAGAttgcatatttttgtattattatcaattggattattattgtcaacGAACAGGATTTGCTAGTTGGGGGAAGTTGGGGTGCGCGCCCCGTGTATACCTTAGGTGGATGACTGTCCTACAACAGCAGCCAGAGTTGGTGGTGCTGCATTTTGGCTTTGATGCGCAACGTTGAGCAGCTTCAGCATTGACGTTGTGTTCCCCCCCTCCTAAGAAATTAACTTGGCATCTCAGCATCCTAGCAAGTAACCAACCGACCAAATGAGAAATGAAGCTAACAAGGGCGTGAGGCAATTTGATTCTTCTTTGTTTAGTTTAACTGCAGTTAGCAGGcaattcaattgaattcaaaGACTTTTAGACAATCGACGTATGCTTGTGCACcactgatttgatttaaatgacatgaCTCTTGTCTCTCAAGACATAACGTTACGTTACCCGCTAATCTTGATAGCAGTATCGATATGCTCAGACCTTATTGATTTTCaggttttgagaaatttggAACTGGGTCCTTATAGAACCAGGTCTCGATCCATATACGtacccagggctgtgtgctcagccccctcctgttcacactgtaGGCCTACACCCATGACTGCAATGCCCGACATGGAgagaactctgttgtgaagtttgcagacgacaccaccatcatcagcaTGGAAATCAACAATCGATTTACTTGCCCAacgtggcattttacttgccccGGGCAATCgggcaatccttattgttgagccctgtcctgtcagtggagctgaggtggagcaggttaacagttttaggttcctgggaatcagcatcacagagaacctgtgatggacatcacacatctccacgctggtaaagaaagctcagaaacggctgtatttctTGAGGGAACTTAAGAAGGCACAA is drawn from Siniperca chuatsi isolate FFG_IHB_CAS linkage group LG15, ASM2008510v1, whole genome shotgun sequence and contains these coding sequences:
- the fam241a gene encoding uncharacterized protein FAM241A isoform X2, with the protein product MAYSSTWPRCKADRTTPPTTLDCEESLVGPGTPYKHEHHQVDGSRTQPRPPSDPSTRWPHVDDPTTREPQLDDCERMGILFGMLNKCLRGMGFSQMYFGDKIVEPVMIVFFWLLLWFLGIQALGLVGTLCIVIIYIQK
- the fam241a gene encoding uncharacterized protein FAM241A isoform X3, whose protein sequence is MSPIDCEESLVGPGTPYKHEHHQVDGSRTQPRPPSDPSTRWPHVDDPTTREPQLDDCERMGILFGMLNKCLRGMGFSQMYFGDKIVEPVMIVFFWLLLWFLGIQALGLVGTLCIVIIYIQK
- the fam241a gene encoding uncharacterized protein FAM241A isoform X1 produces the protein MSAVTPPVNDQYVFRRREFEELPSENLRRWHTPQPGHGARQTALHHQRHWVDGSRTQPRPPSDPSTRWPHVDDPTTREPQLDDCERMGILFGMLNKCLRGMGFSQMYFGDKIVEPVMIVFFWLLLWFLGIQALGLVGTLCIVIIYIQK